In Trichoplusia ni isolate ovarian cell line Hi5 chromosome 7, tn1, whole genome shotgun sequence, a single genomic region encodes these proteins:
- the LOC113495708 gene encoding UDP-glucuronosyltransferase 2B4-like, which produces MTKHIILSLYFIATIFATDCYKILGIFPSLDRNHYLTYRELIRELANRNHEVTLISHYQMPDAPASYKEILLSEDLQKVYKDLSFESVIVNEVSRVPIETLEATKTGNDDCKTLMNNHQVLHMLRTRPRYDVILVESYNSDCGLALAANLSAPYIAFNPHPLQPWHYSRLGINFNSAYVSQSGLSYGKGPWYFERLKSYVLYYITNCLYYVASQVTDHVYLYKYLGDDLPSLESIASHARLVFVNTHQSVYGGVARPDNVIDIGGIHVRPPKILPTEIERFINEAEHGVIYVNLGTATKDATLPGDKLNELLSTFGKLPLRVLWKWDGGNLQLPRNVMTMKWLPQYDILKHENVKAFISHAGILSTIEAIDAGVPVVAVPLFGDQYGNAAALQDSGIGTIVHYQDLKKEYLLDAINEVLDPIWQQRAKFVSRLWHDRPMSPSETAIYWTEYVARYQGAPNLQTASANVPFYQQLEIDVLAFIVLVLYILSYALYKILSALCCCCSRSEATESVEERRSSKRVKFE; this is translated from the exons ATGACAAAACACATAATTTTGTCTTTGTATTTCATCGCAACCATATTCGCGACGGACTGTTATAAAATTCTCGGAATATTCCCGTCGTTAGATCGCAACCACTACCTCACTTACCGTGAATTAATTCGGGAATTGGCGAATCGAAACCATGAAGTCACATTGATTAGCCATTACCAAATGCCGGATGCACCGGCTTcgtataaagaaatattattgagtGAAGACTTACAAAAAGTGTATAAAGACTTATCGTTTGAATCTGTGATAGTGAATGAAGTGTCGCGAGTGCCGATTGAAACTTTAGAGGCGACTAAAACCGGCAACGATGACTGCAAGACTCTAATGAACAACCACCAAGTGTTGCACATGTTGAGGACGCGACCTCGGTACGATGTAATATTAGTCGAGTCGTACAACAGTGACTGCGGTCTGGCGCTGGCCGCCAACCTCAGTGCACCTTACATAGCCTTCAACCCGCACCCTCTCCAGCCTTGGCACTACAGTCGACTGGGTATCAATTTCAATTCAGCATATGTAAGCCAATCAGGCCTGTCCTACGGAAAGGGACCTTGGTATTTTGAGCGCCTCAAGAGCTATGTATTGTATTACATTACGAACTGCTTATACTACGTCGCTTCGCAAGTAACGGACCATGTGTACTTGTACAAGTATCTGGGCGATGACCTGCCATCTTTGGAAAGTATTGCGTCGCACGCTCGTCTAGTGTTTGTAAACACACATCAGTCGGTGTACGGCGGTGTTGCCAGACCTGATAATGTAATTGATATTGGTGGAATTCATGTGAGACCGCCAAAAATTCTCCCGACT GAAATAGAGAGATTTATAAACGAGGCCGAGCACGGAGTAATATACGTGAACCTTGGTACTGCCACTAAGGATGCCACGCTTCCCGGTGATAAATTAAACGAACTGTTATCAACGTTTGGTAAATTGCCTCTGAGGGTCCTTTGGAAATGGGACGGGGGCAATCTGCAACTGCCGAGAAACGTTATGACTATGAAATGGCTCCCACAATACGATATATTAA AACACGAGAATGTGAAAGCTTTCATATCACATGCTGGGATACTCAGTACTATAGAAGCGATAGACGCGGGAGTACCAGTAGTTGCAGTACCACTCTTCGGAGACCAGTACGGGAACGCAGCGGCCTTGCAGGACTCTGGTATTGGAACCATCGTACACTATCAGGACCTGAAGAAGGAATACCTTTTGGACGCTATTAATGAGGTTTTAGATCCCAT ATGGCAACAGCGTGCAAAGTTCGTATCGAGATTGTGGCACGACCGTCCAATGTCACCTTCAGAGACCGCCATCTACTGGACGGAGTATGTCGCACGGTACCAGGGGGCACCTAACCTTCAGACTGCATCAGCCAATGTACCCTTCTACCAACAGCTCGAGATTGATGTACTAGCATTTATCGTATTAGTACTGTACATACTGAGCTACGCACTGTACAAAATCCTTTCAGCCCTCTGTTGTTGCTGCTCCAGGAGTGAAGCTACAGAGTCTGTTGAAGAAAGGAGGTCGTCAAAGAGAGTGaagtttgaataa